The Nitrososphaerales archaeon genome segment AGCTGTGGAAACGCCATCTGGCAGATCCTCGGTACAGCATAAACGCTACGTCCTTCACTTTCACAATCATTTTTCTGGCATCAAAAAATCTGGGGCAAGATGTGCGCGAATGCACGCACCATTAGTGTAAATATCGCAATACTCCTAATACTGCCGTTTATCGACTGACCAAAATGACACTTGCAAGACTCTGCAAATGTTAATCATTATATGATCAGCATTCATAGCTGGAAAATACATAATCTTATAACGCCCTGACCGGTTTGAGGTTGACGTGTTGTTTAACATCATAGATCAGAAACGGCAACGGTCATTTAGCTCTGGCAAGAGGGCGCTTCATCTTCTCTTCTCTTCTCTTCTCTTCTCTTCTCTTCTCTTCTCTTCTCTTCTCTTCTCTTCTCTTCTCTTCTCTTCTCTTCTCTTCTCTTCTCTTCTCTTCTCTTCTCTTCTCTTCTCTTCTCTTCTCTTCTCTTNNNNNNNNNNNNNNNNNNNNNNNNNNNNNNNNNNNNNNNNNNNNNNNNNNNNNNNNNNNNNNNNNNNNNNNNNNNNNNNNNNNNNNNNNNNNNNNNNCTTCTTCCTTAGCGATCTGCAGGTAAAAGTTTTGTCTCATAATCGATAAGCACCCTGACCATCGGGTTTTTCAGATTGACCTTGTAAAGCGTCACTATATATCTTCCTTGTTGCAGTAACCAGGCCCAACTCCTGCAAATCCTTGAAGTGCTTGTAGAATGTTAACTTGCTCATACCTGTTGCCACTATAATCACCTTCTTGGTAAAGTCATTGATCTAGTCAAGCAGACAGTCCATAATTCTTTATGCACTTTTAGACCAAGTGATAAATGCTTTCCCTGCAAGTTATCTGAATATCTCATCCTTGTCCTTGATTCTTGTCCTTTCACCTTTCTCAATCATCTTCACAAGCTGCCTTGCCTCATCCCTTGCGATAACCCTTTCCGATATAGCGAACCTAAGTATCCTAGGCAATGTGAAGTACGATATCCCCTCCTTCCTGCACAGTGAATGTACAAGTTTGTCGTTGCTTGCCAGAGGCATATCTCTGCTCCTTGCAATGACAAAGCACTCCCTCTCACCCCTTCCTAGCTTTACGCTTGTTTCCTTCAAACCCTTTATCTCCTCGCCCGTAAGCTTCACAACCGTTGGCTTCAGTCCCCTGATGTCAATCCTGCCACTTCTGAGCTCGGAAATTACGGAAGGGGCTATGACCAGATCAAATAGTTTCTTGAGTATGTCAAGCCTCTCAACCTTTGCGAATATGCTGAGTATGTCGGTGTCCGCAACAACCCTCATCCATACTTCCTCTTAATCCTTGCCAGCTCCTTATCCATCTTCCTAGCGCTCTCAGTCTCTACAACCCTTGTGATACCAAGATCCTTGAGCCTGTCCTTGAACTCTGTCACTCCCATATCGGCAATCTCCGCTGCCTTGCCAAGAGAGACCTCCCCCTCCTTGTACAGCTCCACCGCAGCTGCTATCCTCAGGTTCTTCCGTGAGTTCAGGAAGATCCTCAGCGCGTCCTTCACCACATCGGACTTGCTGGAGTAATAGCCAGCTCTGACCAAGGCATCTATCTCCTTCTTAACAAGTTCCGGAAGATTGTAGCTAGATGGCATAAAGCATATTGATAACTGTTATCATAAATAGTTAACGCTATGATGTGTTGAATGAGGACACGGGTTTATGCCGTGCATCCTTGCAGCTAACAGTGTGTAGGTTAGCGCTGCACTTTCACAATCATTTTTCTGGCATCAAAAAATCTGGGGCAAGATGTGCGCGAATGCACGCACCATTAGTGTAAATATCGCAATACTCCTAATACTGCCGTTTATCGACTGACCAAAATGACACTTGCAAGACTCTGCAAATGTTAATCATTATATGATCAGCATTCATAGCTGGAAAATACATAATCTTATAACGCCCTGACCGGTTTGAGGTTGACGTGTTGTTTAACATCATAGATCAGAAACGGCAACGGTCATTTAGCTCTGGCAAGAGGGCGCTTCATCTTCTCTTCTCTTCTCTTCTTCCTTAGCGATCTGCAGGTAAAAGGTTTGTCTTACCACAAGCAACTTGACCAATGTTGCTCAAAGGCACCAACAGTTCCATAATATGAGGTTAGCAGTGATAAAAGTAAGGCCGCAATAGCAAGCAAGCATTCCCGCGTTAGTAATCATATGTAAACTCATTGCTAGGGCAGCAAAATTAGAAAGAGCATCAATACTACCATGTTTACGGGTGTGACTATTGCGCCAATCTTCAGGAACTCGATGAAGGTAAAGGTATGCTTCCTCTCTTCTGCTGCCTGTAGAATTATCACATTGCTTGCTGCACCAAGTATGGTCAGGTTACCTGCCAGCGTGCTTCCTCCGGCCAAGGACATCCACGCCTTTGTGTCAATCCCCGTAAAACCTATGCCCTGCATCACCTTCCAGTATAGCGCTACGAACGGCACGTTGCTCAACAGCTGGCTTGCTCCGACGCTTGCCAAGATTATATTGATAAGCGTCAAAGGAGAACTGGAATGCGCTAAGGCTGGCAAGATGTAGTTGAACAAACTAGAGACACCGCTATCCCAAATGGCCTCCATGAAAACGAACATCGCTATGAAGAATAGTATGATCGTCCAGTTCATGCTTTTGATTATCTGCCTAGGCTTTCCGCTAATTGCAATTAGTGCCATGCCTCCAAGGAGCGCTACGTGGCTGAACGTTATGCCAAATGCAAACCCTGTAAGTTCCAAAATTCCTACTATGAAGAAACCTGTGACCACAAGGATTGATGCTATTGCAGATAACTTTGCTAGGCGCATGTCGGCAATGACAGTCTTTGTCACATGTATAATGGGCACAGTTGCTCCAGAAAGCTCTTTCCTATAGTACCACCTTACCAAATAGTATGTGATGAAAAGGTTTGCAAAGGCTGGCAATGCTAGGTATTTTAGAAATTCTAGAAATGGGTTTGCAATCCCGCTCTGCAGAGCAATAAGCAGGTTCTGCGGGTTGCCTATGGGGGTCATCATGCTTCCTATCGTAACGGCAAAGGCAAGTGTGATGAGCAGTGTCCTTGGCATTACTCGCATCTGGTGTGCAAAGCCAATTACTATTG includes the following:
- a CDS encoding UPF0175 family protein; its protein translation is MPSSYNLPELVKKEIDALVRAGYYSSKSDVVKDALRIFLNSRKNLRIAAAVELYKEGEVSLGKAAEIADMGVTEFKDRLKDLGITRVVETESARKMDKELARIKRKYG
- a CDS encoding SLC13 family permease, translating into MELAAGNVLALTIFAAVYGLIIVRNVKGVNLPVWAIMCSGALTVLLLQLVPVQQAYSAINFHVIFFLLGMFAIVSGLEVSGLLKYVTLKVLQYAKTPDRVLMFILMVLGAMSAFLINDTIALVATPIVIGFAHQMRVMPRTLLITLAFAVTIGSMMTPIGNPQNLLIALQSGIANPFLEFLKYLALPAFANLFITYYLVRWYYRKELSGATVPIIHVTKTVIADMRLAKLSAIASILVVTGFFIVGILELTGFAFGITFSHVALLGGMALIAISGKPRQIIKSMNWTIILFFIAMFVFMEAIWDSGVSSLFNYILPALAHSSSPLTLINIILASVGASQLLSNVPFVALYWKVMQGIGFTGIDTKAWMSLAGGSTLAGNLTILGAASNVIILQAAEERKHTFTFIEFLKIGAIVTPVNMVVLMLFLILLP